One Gemmatimonadota bacterium genomic window carries:
- the bamA gene encoding outer membrane protein assembly factor BamA: GLFKGQNLAEGEAARVIRNLYKSGLFSDIKISIDRVPGGVAVIIDLKAVPRLGEVVFKGNRAIKDKTLKRELELTKGQLIQSREKKRAVNKLVALYREKGYLLASVDVQEEAVDEDGRLPLTFEIHEGEKVNLKKIRFHGNTALTGKQLRKQMKETKQDGWWFGGGKYSEETYPDDRELVLAFYRQNGYREAAIVSDSLSYGPVKKNMYLDITIEEGPLYRFGAVSWSGNEKITDAGFSYFIVVDSSAVYNEERVLKSREQLQNAYMDIGHIGAQIFPQQKPIEGHVVNVHFDVVEKDPWTIRKILITGNTKTKDRVIRRELRVRPGDTFSRALLERSVREVMQLNFFTNVLPEPIAVEETSEIDLEFTIEEKSTGTASIGAGYSERDKLIGTIGLQIPNFRGNGQQLDFQWEFGSRRETFSIGFTEPWFRNTPTSISASLFRSTIRLSTYGVADFDQRTEGGAFRLGRRLRWPDYSRISGGYRLEKVAFINFSDSTDVSNPFYQDNITSSISANLTRDSRDLPIFPTSGSVISYAPALAGGFLGGNRDFHKHDIVTSFYFPIFWRLALNVRSQLGFVASYGTERVPYQELYLPGGVDIFEGTMLRGYPDRSIGPRNIGGEPIGGVAQLLFNAEISIPIVPNQFYGLIFADAGNAWENLDRISLTDMRRSAGFGIRIVAPVVGIMGFDFAWGFDRRRVDGQSVQMMTHFQFGPQFY; this comes from the coding sequence CGGTTTATTCAAAGGGCAGAATCTGGCGGAAGGCGAAGCCGCGCGTGTAATTCGCAATCTCTACAAAAGCGGTCTGTTTTCCGACATCAAAATTTCTATAGATCGAGTGCCAGGCGGTGTAGCCGTTATTATTGATTTGAAAGCCGTACCGCGTTTGGGAGAGGTGGTTTTTAAGGGCAATCGCGCAATAAAGGATAAGACACTAAAACGCGAATTGGAATTGACTAAAGGCCAGTTGATACAGTCGCGAGAAAAAAAGAGAGCGGTCAATAAACTGGTCGCGCTCTATCGGGAAAAAGGCTATTTGCTCGCCTCAGTGGATGTACAAGAAGAGGCGGTTGATGAAGATGGCCGATTGCCACTGACCTTTGAAATTCACGAAGGCGAAAAAGTCAATTTGAAAAAAATCCGTTTTCACGGCAACACGGCACTGACCGGAAAACAACTGCGCAAGCAGATGAAAGAAACCAAACAAGACGGCTGGTGGTTTGGAGGAGGCAAATACAGCGAGGAAACCTATCCCGACGATAGAGAACTGGTTTTGGCCTTTTACCGGCAAAACGGATATCGGGAAGCGGCAATAGTATCCGATAGTTTGTCCTATGGCCCTGTGAAAAAAAATATGTATCTCGATATCACCATCGAAGAAGGGCCACTTTATCGCTTTGGTGCAGTGAGTTGGTCGGGCAATGAAAAAATCACAGATGCGGGTTTTTCTTACTTTATTGTGGTCGATTCAAGTGCGGTTTACAACGAGGAGCGCGTCTTAAAATCGCGAGAGCAGTTGCAAAATGCCTATATGGACATCGGGCATATAGGCGCGCAGATTTTCCCGCAACAAAAACCCATTGAAGGTCACGTCGTCAATGTGCATTTTGACGTGGTCGAAAAAGATCCGTGGACAATTCGCAAAATTTTGATTACGGGCAATACCAAAACCAAAGATCGCGTGATTCGACGCGAGTTGCGCGTGCGCCCGGGCGATACGTTTAGCCGCGCGCTTTTGGAGCGCAGCGTGCGCGAAGTCATGCAACTCAACTTTTTTACCAATGTTTTGCCAGAGCCTATCGCCGTAGAAGAAACATCAGAGATCGACCTCGAGTTCACCATAGAAGAAAAGTCAACGGGCACGGCGTCTATCGGGGCCGGATATAGCGAACGCGACAAGCTGATTGGCACCATTGGATTGCAAATTCCCAATTTTAGAGGCAATGGACAACAACTCGATTTCCAGTGGGAGTTTGGATCGCGCCGCGAAACCTTTAGCATAGGGTTTACCGAACCGTGGTTCCGAAATACCCCCACGAGTATATCTGCGTCGCTATTCCGAAGCACCATACGACTGTCAACTTATGGTGTGGCTGACTTTGATCAGCGCACAGAAGGCGGTGCATTTCGCCTCGGACGCAGGCTGCGCTGGCCCGATTACTCGCGCATTTCCGGAGGATATCGCCTCGAGAAGGTTGCTTTTATCAATTTTTCCGACAGCACAGATGTAAGCAATCCCTTTTACCAAGACAATATAACCAGCAGCATCAGTGCAAACTTGACCCGCGACAGCCGCGATTTGCCGATCTTTCCCACATCGGGCAGCGTGATCTCTTATGCGCCAGCACTCGCCGGTGGATTTTTGGGCGGTAATAGAGATTTTCACAAGCACGATATTGTCACTAGTTTTTACTTTCCCATATTCTGGCGGTTGGCCTTAAATGTGCGGTCGCAATTGGGCTTTGTCGCCAGTTATGGCACCGAACGCGTCCCGTACCAGGAATTGTATCTGCCGGGCGGCGTTGATATTTTTGAAGGCACCATGTTGCGCGGTTATCCCGACCGCTCAATCGGTCCTCGTAATATTGGGGGAGAGCCGATTGGGGGTGTCGCGCAGTTGTTGTTTAACGCAGAGATCAGCATTCCCATTGTGCCCAATCAATTTTATGGTCTCATTTTTGCCGATGCAGGCAACGCCTGGGAAAATCTGGATCGGATCAGCCTGACGGATATGCGTCGGTCGGCTGGTTTTGGCATTCGGATTGTAGCACCTGTGGTGGGTATTATGGGATTTGATTTTGCATGGGGATTTGACCGTCGGCGTGTCGATGGTCAGTCCGTACAGATGATGACGCATTTCCAATTCGGCCCGCAATTTTATTAG
- a CDS encoding OmpH family outer membrane protein gives MAREGQKHYSRREFLMTRCRLLYVALSLALTGIASTAGAELKLGYIDSQKILDQYKPYQDALREFNRYEEELQREISTMQNDLAKMQDTYERQSLLLSDKRKQEEQQAILKKQQELQRFVQDATSPQGRLARKTAELSEPIIQTVNAVIKQVAEDEDFDFVLNSTALAYAKEAHDLTDKVLEALAKDLEARAKTEGP, from the coding sequence ATGGCGAGGGAGGGCCAAAAGCACTATTCACGGAGGGAATTTTTGATGACACGCTGTCGCCTACTTTATGTCGCGCTATCTCTGGCACTAACTGGAATAGCCAGTACTGCCGGCGCGGAGCTAAAGCTGGGGTATATTGATTCGCAGAAAATTTTGGATCAATACAAGCCCTATCAAGATGCTCTAAGGGAATTTAACCGTTACGAAGAAGAACTCCAGCGCGAGATCAGCACCATGCAAAACGATCTGGCCAAAATGCAGGATACCTATGAACGCCAATCTCTGCTTTTGAGTGACAAACGCAAACAAGAAGAGCAGCAGGCCATTTTGAAAAAACAGCAGGAACTACAGCGGTTTGTGCAAGACGCTACCTCTCCGCAAGGCCGTCTCGCGCGCAAAACCGCGGAATTATCCGAACCCATTATTCAAACGGTGAATGCAGTTATTAAACAAGTGGCAGAAGACGAAGATTTTGATTTTGTGCTCAATTCGACTGCACTGGCCTATGCGAAAGAGGCACACGATTTGACCGACAAGGTCCTCGAAGCACTGGCCAAAGATCTCGAGGCCAGGGCAAAAACCGAGGGACCATAG
- the fabZ gene encoding 3-hydroxyacyl-ACP dehydratase FabZ, whose protein sequence is MTLDIRDIEKILPHRYPFLLIDRVTELVPGERLVAYKNVSANEPFFQGHFPGNPVMPGVLIIEALAQAAAILMSDGQESDLIPLFMGIDKARFRRQVVPGDQLQLKVEVGQKRRNVCKGIGEASVDSEIAAQAELMAMFAKREDL, encoded by the coding sequence GTGACTCTGGACATTAGAGATATTGAAAAAATTCTTCCGCATCGTTATCCTTTTCTCCTAATAGATCGCGTAACCGAGTTGGTCCCCGGCGAGCGGCTGGTCGCGTACAAAAATGTGTCGGCTAATGAGCCGTTTTTCCAGGGGCATTTTCCCGGCAACCCAGTGATGCCGGGCGTGCTCATTATCGAAGCACTGGCTCAGGCCGCTGCAATATTGATGAGTGATGGACAGGAGAGCGATTTGATCCCATTGTTTATGGGCATTGACAAGGCGCGTTTCCGAAGGCAAGTTGTGCCCGGAGATCAACTCCAGCTAAAAGTCGAAGTAGGACAAAAACGCCGCAATGTGTGCAAAGGAATTGGCGAAGCCTCAGTGGATAGCGAAATCGCCGCACAGGCCGAATTGATGGCGATGTTTGCAAAACGCGAGGATCTGTAG
- the pyrF gene encoding orotidine-5'-phosphate decarboxylase, translating to MSFSEKYSDTVQCNNSFVCVGLDPDSAKLPEHLKGKSNPTLVFLKEIIAATRDIACAYKPNFAFFGAQGIAGWEALQGVIQAVPNDMPIILDFKAGDIGNTAEHYAYMAYCQLGVDAVTVNPLMGTDAIAPFLAYQNGCAFLLCLTSNPGSADILRLNTDQGVLYEVLAQQAVKWSEIGPCGLVVGATHPNDLKTIRAIATDLPILLPGVGTQGGQANAIVQNGLNRKGSGILVNSSRSILYASSGIDFADAARQSAEDLRQVLNSARGDKR from the coding sequence ATGTCCTTTTCAGAAAAATACAGCGATACGGTACAATGCAATAACAGTTTTGTATGTGTGGGGCTCGATCCCGATTCGGCAAAGCTGCCCGAACATCTCAAAGGGAAATCCAATCCCACCCTCGTTTTTCTAAAAGAAATTATAGCCGCCACACGGGATATTGCATGCGCCTATAAACCCAATTTTGCATTTTTTGGCGCTCAGGGCATAGCGGGCTGGGAGGCTCTTCAAGGCGTGATCCAGGCCGTTCCCAACGACATGCCAATTATACTCGATTTCAAAGCTGGCGACATTGGCAATACAGCAGAACACTATGCATACATGGCATATTGCCAACTCGGCGTTGATGCCGTGACTGTCAACCCTCTGATGGGAACAGATGCTATTGCCCCCTTTTTGGCTTATCAAAACGGCTGTGCTTTTCTTTTGTGCCTCACATCCAATCCCGGGTCGGCTGATATTTTGCGCCTCAACACAGACCAGGGCGTGCTGTATGAGGTGCTCGCACAACAAGCTGTGAAATGGTCGGAAATAGGACCCTGTGGTCTCGTTGTGGGTGCAACACATCCCAACGACTTAAAAACCATTCGCGCGATTGCCACTGACCTCCCCATCCTTTTGCCCGGTGTCGGGACGCAAGGCGGTCAGGCTAATGCAATTGTCCAAAATGGTCTGAACAGAAAAGGCAGCGGTATTCTCGTCAATTCGTCGCGCAGCATCCTCTACGCTTCCAGTGGTATCGATTTTGCAGACGCCGCTCGGCAATCTGCGGAAGATCTGCGTCAGGTGCTCAATAGCGCGAGGGGCGATAAAAGGTGA
- a CDS encoding ribonuclease HI family protein: MTELTLFIDGASRGNPGPAGIGIRIEADGDCIAEHCEYIGCATNNVAEYRALIKGLEIAAEFKANQVIIFSDSELVVRQMNGTYKVKSGGLLPLYQTAQTQSRIFDGFQIKHVRREQNKEADRLANQGIAEKIKKARIDE, encoded by the coding sequence TTGACCGAATTGACCCTATTTATCGACGGGGCATCCAGGGGCAATCCCGGACCTGCTGGCATTGGCATTCGCATTGAAGCAGATGGAGATTGTATCGCGGAACACTGTGAATATATTGGCTGTGCAACCAATAATGTCGCAGAGTATCGCGCACTGATCAAGGGGCTCGAAATAGCCGCAGAGTTCAAAGCCAATCAGGTGATAATATTTTCCGACAGCGAACTCGTTGTTCGCCAGATGAATGGGACGTACAAAGTCAAAAGCGGGGGACTTTTGCCGCTTTATCAAACTGCCCAAACGCAGAGTAGAATTTTTGACGGTTTTCAGATCAAACATGTGCGCCGAGAGCAAAATAAAGAAGCCGACCGATTGGCAAATCAGGGCATTGCGGAAAAAATAAAAAAAGCGCGAATAGACGAATAG
- a CDS encoding ABC-F family ATP-binding cassette domain-containing protein produces the protein MIIQLEDIWKSFGAHDVLTGIHWQIDPGDRIGLVGPNGCGKTTLLRLITEESLPDRGQIHRQRGLNIGFLTQETTFAPECTVMDAALDAFADILALQHRLHDLEKIMAKGENSDAVLNDYGHLRDQYEHMGGYATEASAKAILFGLGFCEIDLKLPTRVLSGGQKNRLAFAQLLAREPDLLLLDEPTNHLDLQAIEWLEYFLSDYAKAFVIISHDRTFLERTVTKIVDLERGVVEQYSGTYSFYIEEKEQRRAQQQKAYRAQRAHIERTEEYIRRNIAGQKTKQAQSRRRALEKLDRVERVVEQRDIVLRFNTTTRGGDRVLQVENLTKGYPNCPLFFDLNLTLWRGERLGIIGPNGSGKSVLLKIFMEQLAPDAGRVIPGKGLEIGYYAQTRQDLNPNLSVLEEIWSLTPNVPEVEIRNFLGAFLFSGDDVERETGSLSGGEQSRVALAKLMRAPLNLLVLDEPTNHLDMASCHVLENALDAFSGTVIAVSHDRYFLNRLVNRLIVLGEGKWQLVDGNYDAYQRQMQGVEIPTVQTASKTQTDYENRKRAMRQQQRRERRLAEIEEAIAILEDQTDQIAAEMAREDLATDWHRLKELAREKEEIQKEMERLFEEWEVLERKK, from the coding sequence GTGATTATTCAACTCGAAGATATCTGGAAATCCTTCGGCGCGCACGATGTGCTCACTGGTATTCATTGGCAAATTGATCCAGGGGACCGCATCGGGCTTGTCGGGCCCAATGGGTGCGGTAAGACCACGTTGCTTCGGCTCATAACCGAAGAAAGCCTGCCCGACCGCGGGCAAATTCACAGACAGCGCGGTCTCAATATTGGATTTCTGACACAGGAAACCACATTTGCCCCAGAATGCACAGTTATGGATGCGGCACTCGATGCTTTTGCCGATATTCTGGCTCTGCAACATCGCCTCCATGACCTGGAAAAAATTATGGCTAAAGGTGAAAATTCCGATGCTGTGCTCAATGATTATGGGCATCTCCGCGACCAGTATGAGCACATGGGAGGGTATGCGACAGAAGCCAGTGCCAAAGCCATTCTATTTGGTCTTGGTTTTTGCGAAATCGACCTGAAATTGCCAACGCGAGTGCTCAGTGGCGGGCAGAAAAATCGCCTGGCCTTTGCTCAATTGCTCGCAAGAGAACCCGATCTGTTGCTTCTGGACGAACCCACTAACCACCTCGACCTACAAGCTATAGAATGGCTCGAGTACTTTCTTTCGGATTATGCCAAAGCTTTTGTCATAATTTCTCACGACAGAACTTTTCTCGAGCGCACTGTGACCAAAATTGTAGATCTGGAACGCGGTGTGGTCGAACAGTATTCGGGAACCTATTCCTTCTATATTGAGGAAAAAGAACAACGCCGGGCGCAGCAGCAAAAAGCCTATCGAGCGCAGCGAGCGCATATCGAGCGAACCGAAGAGTATATCCGCCGAAATATCGCCGGACAAAAGACCAAACAGGCACAGAGCCGACGCCGAGCACTCGAAAAACTCGACCGCGTAGAACGCGTTGTGGAACAACGCGATATTGTGCTCAGATTTAACACCACCACACGGGGGGGAGATCGCGTCTTACAGGTTGAGAATCTCACCAAAGGATATCCTAACTGCCCTCTATTTTTCGATCTCAATCTCACGTTGTGGCGGGGCGAGCGTCTTGGCATTATAGGTCCCAATGGTTCGGGCAAATCCGTACTTTTGAAAATTTTTATGGAACAACTCGCACCGGACGCGGGGCGCGTTATTCCGGGCAAAGGCCTCGAGATTGGATATTACGCGCAAACCCGTCAGGACCTGAATCCCAATTTGAGCGTTCTCGAAGAGATATGGTCACTGACGCCCAATGTTCCAGAAGTTGAGATTAGAAATTTTCTGGGTGCGTTTCTCTTTTCGGGAGACGATGTGGAGCGCGAGACGGGTTCGCTCAGTGGGGGAGAACAAAGTCGCGTTGCCCTGGCCAAGCTCATGCGCGCACCCCTCAATCTGCTGGTGCTCGACGAACCCACCAACCATCTGGATATGGCCTCCTGCCATGTGCTCGAAAACGCGCTTGATGCTTTTTCAGGAACGGTGATCGCGGTTTCACACGACAGGTATTTTCTCAACCGTCTGGTCAATCGCCTGATTGTGCTTGGCGAAGGAAAGTGGCAACTGGTAGATGGCAATTACGATGCTTATCAGCGCCAGATGCAGGGTGTAGAAATACCGACCGTACAGACTGCGTCCAAAACGCAAACCGACTATGAAAATCGCAAGCGCGCAATGCGGCAGCAGCAAAGACGGGAACGCCGCTTAGCGGAAATCGAAGAAGCGATTGCAATACTCGAGGACCAGACCGATCAGATAGCTGCAGAAATGGCGCGGGAAGACCTCGCCACCGACTGGCATCGTCTGAAGGAACTGGCGCGAGAAAAGGAAGAGATCCAAAAGGAAATGGAGCGCTTATTTGAGGAATGGGAAGTTTTGGAAAGAAAAAAATGA